In Desulfonatronospira thiodismutans ASO3-1, a single window of DNA contains:
- the istB gene encoding IS21-like element helper ATPase IstB, whose amino-acid sequence MLNHPTLEKLQTMRLTGMLKALQEQQETREIEALSFEERLGLLLDREMTERESKRLQTRLKKAKLRHRAVVEDINYRHPRRLDKSQVFKLCDCQWIKEHQNLIITGPTGIGKSWLACALAQKACREGYSALYTRMPRLLQDVGISRGDGRYPKVMKELAKTDLLVLDDWGISPLKAEQLRDLLEILEDRHGLRSTLVTSQLSIQKWHEYLGDPTLADAVLDRLIHNAHRMDLWGDSMRELEASLTSKNSFD is encoded by the coding sequence ATGTTAAACCACCCCACTCTTGAAAAACTACAAACCATGCGACTGACAGGCATGCTTAAGGCCCTGCAGGAACAGCAGGAAACCAGGGAAATTGAGGCCCTGTCCTTTGAAGAAAGACTGGGCCTGCTCCTGGACCGGGAGATGACGGAAAGAGAATCCAAACGTCTGCAAACAAGGCTCAAAAAAGCCAAGCTGAGGCACAGGGCTGTGGTTGAAGACATTAACTACCGTCATCCCAGAAGACTGGACAAGTCACAAGTCTTCAAGCTTTGTGACTGCCAGTGGATAAAAGAGCATCAAAACCTGATTATTACAGGACCCACAGGGATAGGCAAAAGCTGGCTGGCCTGTGCCCTGGCCCAAAAAGCCTGCAGAGAGGGATACAGCGCCCTCTATACCCGCATGCCCCGTCTCTTGCAGGATGTGGGCATATCCAGAGGTGACGGGCGTTACCCCAAAGTCATGAAAGAGCTGGCCAAAACAGATCTGCTGGTCCTGGATGACTGGGGCATAAGCCCGCTTAAAGCTGAACAGCTAAGAGATCTACTGGAGATCCTTGAGGACCGGCACGGGCTGCGCTCCACCCTGGTTACAAGCCAGCTCTCAATCCAAAAATGGCACGAGTATCTGGGTGATCCCACCCTGGCTGACGCTGTCCTGGATCGCCTGATCCACAATGCACACCGAATGGATCTTTGGGGAGATTCCATGCGCGAACTGGAAGCATCGTTGACTTCAAAGAACAGTTTCGATTAA
- a CDS encoding transposase: MGRKTKDVQSMLGLFILQALFDLKDSDAVEAYTFDQKFHYALDIKEQEAYLSARAFYYYKTILLGTEDHIFEQILAKIFDELQFDYSLQRTDSSLVRLNLKKMSQWELFKKTLIKALNDIKAKHPVIFKSVPEHIQQYIQNDENNTWFSDFTPSKANDYLVQAARDALELKELFESHPKISKLESFQLVQRLINEQVDVDDQGQIKVEIKEECKGSAMANPHDPDAQYNGHKKDIGVKLNTSETCAPDKDTPNPQIITHAEVTPANISDHELLQPSIDAREEKGFKPDVELTDNGYESDANHQALQEKGVDLIAPPTGKPPEGFGVMDFELQENGQSIDACPMGQTCIENKINQKKQKTASYFDPEQCRACPHSEDCPIKITKRKAKVEWQWSKPRLEARRHAFQEDQELINLFKQRAGGEAGFSQLKVNLGLRRLRCRGSVKSKFKIIMAVTALNIKRAFNWMKGGSSGSRARNNKDFEPDTGILLFFFWLFCSYLRKILIVSGLRPKIFS, from the coding sequence ATGGGCAGAAAAACTAAAGACGTACAGTCAATGCTAGGACTCTTTATCTTGCAGGCGCTGTTTGACCTTAAAGATAGCGATGCCGTTGAAGCATATACTTTTGACCAAAAGTTTCATTATGCCTTAGATATTAAAGAGCAGGAAGCCTATTTATCAGCAAGAGCTTTTTACTACTACAAGACAATCCTGCTGGGCACGGAAGACCACATCTTCGAGCAGATCCTGGCCAAAATTTTTGACGAACTCCAATTTGACTACTCCCTGCAAAGAACCGATTCATCTCTTGTTCGCCTCAACCTCAAAAAAATGTCCCAATGGGAACTCTTCAAAAAAACTCTGATTAAAGCCCTGAACGACATCAAAGCCAAGCACCCCGTCATCTTCAAGAGTGTGCCTGAGCACATCCAGCAATACATCCAAAATGACGAAAACAACACTTGGTTTTCAGACTTCACCCCCAGCAAGGCCAATGACTACCTCGTCCAAGCCGCCAGAGACGCCCTGGAACTAAAAGAGCTTTTCGAAAGCCATCCCAAAATCTCAAAACTGGAATCCTTTCAGCTGGTACAGCGCCTCATCAATGAACAGGTGGACGTGGATGATCAGGGCCAAATCAAAGTCGAGATAAAAGAGGAATGCAAGGGATCCGCCATGGCCAATCCCCATGATCCCGATGCTCAGTACAATGGCCACAAAAAAGATATCGGAGTCAAGCTCAATACATCAGAAACCTGTGCACCTGACAAGGATACGCCTAATCCGCAAATTATCACCCATGCAGAGGTTACCCCCGCCAATATCTCGGACCATGAACTCCTGCAGCCATCAATAGATGCCAGAGAGGAGAAGGGCTTTAAGCCTGATGTGGAACTGACTGACAATGGCTATGAATCCGATGCAAACCATCAGGCCCTGCAGGAAAAAGGCGTTGACCTCATCGCACCTCCCACCGGAAAGCCGCCTGAAGGCTTTGGAGTCATGGACTTTGAACTTCAGGAAAATGGACAATCCATTGATGCCTGCCCCATGGGACAGACCTGTATTGAAAACAAAATTAATCAAAAAAAGCAAAAGACGGCTTCATACTTTGACCCCGAACAATGTCGAGCATGCCCGCATTCCGAGGACTGTCCAATAAAAATCACCAAGCGCAAGGCAAAGGTGGAATGGCAATGGAGCAAACCTCGCTTGGAAGCCAGAAGACATGCCTTTCAAGAAGATCAGGAACTAATCAATCTTTTCAAACAACGGGCCGGAGGTGAAGCCGGCTTTTCCCAGCTCAAGGTTAATCTTGGCCTGAGAAGATTGAGATGTCGTGGATCCGTGAAATCAAAGTTTAAAATTATCATGGCGGTCACGGCCTTAAACATCAAAAGAGCTTTCAACTGGATGAAGGGCGGCAGTAGTGGGTCCAGAGCCCGAAACAATAAAGATTTTGAACCGGATACAGGCATACTTTTGTTTTTTTTCTGGCTTTTCTGTTCATATCTTCGCAAAATTTTGATCGTCTCGGGCCTGCGTCCGAAAATTTTTAGCTGA
- the darG gene encoding type II toxin-antitoxin system antitoxin DNA ADP-ribosyl glycohydrolase DarG, translating to MIEHVQGNILNAQTEALVNTVNCVGVMGKGIALQFKKAFPENFKTYRNACQRGEVKPGRMFVFDTGQELPRYIINFPTKRHWRDKSRYEDIEAGLQALVKEITARNISSIAVPPLGSGLGGLDWAKIKPMIERAFSDLPNVQIQLFKPEGSPQASEMPVGSDRPHLTTARALFIKLMQQYKRFAYRLTLLEIQKLAYLLQESGLNLRLSYVRHYYGPYAHNLNKVLEILEGHYISGYGDTQKPDVEIKLLPDAIDAADVLLSKHLEAYKHLNRVADLVDGFETPYGMEMLSSVHWLAVHERLAVDQQSAISAMAGWNERKKCLFKPEHICIAWDRLQEEGWITY from the coding sequence ATGATAGAGCATGTCCAAGGAAATATTTTGAACGCCCAGACAGAAGCTCTGGTCAATACAGTGAACTGTGTAGGCGTTATGGGCAAAGGAATTGCTTTGCAATTCAAGAAAGCCTTTCCTGAAAACTTCAAGACATATAGAAATGCTTGCCAGCGAGGAGAAGTCAAGCCTGGTCGTATGTTTGTTTTTGATACCGGGCAAGAGCTTCCAAGATACATAATCAACTTTCCCACTAAGCGTCATTGGCGAGACAAAAGCAGATATGAAGATATAGAAGCTGGTTTGCAAGCCTTGGTCAAAGAAATAACGGCTCGAAATATAAGCTCTATTGCCGTTCCTCCTTTAGGATCGGGCCTGGGTGGGCTGGATTGGGCAAAGATAAAGCCGATGATCGAAAGAGCATTCAGTGACCTCCCCAATGTACAGATTCAGTTGTTTAAGCCTGAAGGATCGCCCCAGGCTTCAGAAATGCCAGTAGGCTCTGACAGGCCGCATCTGACAACGGCCAGGGCCTTGTTTATCAAACTGATGCAGCAATATAAGCGTTTTGCATACAGGCTTACCCTTTTGGAGATACAGAAGTTGGCCTATCTTCTTCAAGAGTCTGGGCTGAACCTGAGGCTTTCCTATGTCAGGCATTACTATGGACCATACGCACATAATTTGAACAAGGTCCTGGAGATATTGGAAGGCCATTATATTTCAGGATATGGAGACACCCAAAAGCCTGATGTGGAGATCAAACTGTTGCCTGATGCAATTGATGCTGCTGATGTACTCCTGAGCAAACATCTAGAAGCTTATAAACATCTCAACAGGGTTGCCGACCTTGTTGATGGCTTTGAAACACCTTATGGTATGGAGATGTTATCGTCGGTACATTGGCTGGCAGTTCACGAACGGCTGGCCGTTGATCAACAAAGCGCTATATCAGCCATGGCTGGATGGAATGAACGAAAAAAGTGTTTGTTCAAGCCAGAGCACATTTGTATTGCCTGGGACCGGCTTCAAGAAGAGGGCTGGATAACCTATTGA
- a CDS encoding SNF2-related protein — MEKHSLWGQDICRVWLPEQDAVVRVPAGALTPLEKGARYSTSAIIYISTAARIADALTQDVLLAPIESQVIPLPHQIHALARATSGDKVRYLLADEVGLGKTIEAGLIMRELKLRGQVRRVLIVAPKGLVSQWVAEMQFHFSEHFQLMLPGDVQGLGRMAPAISRDYTNADSLDNPANPWRLLSQVVIPLDSFKPLDNRQGMSRSCSLWRQGGKQRQLLESDLAWRRQCSCCCLYCQGC; from the coding sequence TTGGAAAAGCACTCTCTCTGGGGCCAAGACATATGCCGGGTCTGGCTGCCTGAGCAGGATGCTGTGGTCCGGGTTCCTGCCGGTGCGCTCACTCCTCTTGAAAAAGGCGCTCGCTACTCCACCAGCGCCATTATCTATATCTCCACAGCCGCCAGAATTGCTGACGCCCTGACTCAGGATGTCTTGCTTGCGCCCATAGAATCTCAGGTAATCCCTCTGCCGCATCAGATCCACGCCCTGGCCCGGGCGACTTCCGGGGACAAAGTACGCTACCTTCTGGCTGATGAAGTCGGTCTGGGTAAGACCATTGAAGCCGGTCTGATCATGCGGGAGCTAAAACTCAGGGGCCAGGTCCGGCGTGTGCTGATTGTGGCACCCAAAGGTCTGGTCTCCCAATGGGTGGCTGAGATGCAGTTTCATTTCAGTGAACATTTTCAGCTTATGCTGCCAGGAGATGTGCAGGGACTTGGCCGCATGGCCCCTGCAATATCCAGAGATTATACAAATGCAGATTCCCTGGACAATCCGGCCAACCCATGGCGGCTGCTTTCTCAGGTGGTGATTCCCCTGGATTCCTTCAAGCCTCTGGACAACAGGCAAGGCATGTCCAGATCTTGCAGCTTATGGCGGCAGGGCGGAAAACAAAGGCAGCTTCTGGAATCTGATCTGGCCTGGAGACGACAATGTTCTTGCTGCTGCCTTTACTGCCAGGGATGCTGA
- the pglZ gene encoding BREX-3 system phosphatase PglZ, which translates to MTGWREHILADFSPGTVGLTLVADPDGLLLEAGMLERIQERGFALIPFESHVEFRFAFESSFRSKWDENLEKEQAVVVHVTQDDLQTLPYDLLQAGRRLHFSLAGIFPNFSYPVLAALDKSDLDALYLAQKDLASERLGDRSSKDFILRHVYSIAPELLKHTADLLRMLLRMHYRQIHLPSLFQEHLIQEIEKNGRFSDWPLGTIVPDREAFLAFLQERWEYFIQQKSSQQIASLQENRGVFNPVYPGPVDLPFEHHDVRVYLDTLFLDGLLEPVDHPQSQALSETWVSLGVRIDPEADRIKRLEKLYSSLRDDLPGQQARHGKWLTFARSWAELLALWLQTDKEPVPGIEDKIRAVQLELDNTLAVWAENKLGGLINLPPVPPVMLHHIPRFLARSLEQTQGGKVALVVLDGLSFDQWVTMRKVLALNTDFLFRENAVFAWLPTTTSISRQALFAGRPPVFFPDSIHTTGKEAYLWRQFWADHGIKEQETVYARGLGDDITDELHHQLVSPQTRVAGLVVDKVDRIMHGMELGLSGMHNQIRQWAGQPFLGYLLDVLLQAGYQVFLTSDHGNIQAAGCGRPAEGALAASRGERVRIFRDPALRERVASSFPEAIAWSGSGLPEDVFPLIAPHRQAFVSNTRQLVCHGGISLEELVVPLVQIERKQT; encoded by the coding sequence ATGACTGGATGGCGGGAGCATATCCTTGCTGATTTCAGCCCGGGAACAGTCGGATTAACCCTGGTTGCGGACCCTGATGGCCTGCTGCTGGAAGCAGGTATGCTGGAGAGGATTCAAGAGAGAGGATTTGCTCTGATTCCCTTTGAAAGCCATGTCGAGTTTCGCTTTGCCTTTGAATCCAGTTTCAGATCAAAGTGGGATGAGAACCTGGAGAAAGAACAGGCTGTGGTGGTGCATGTAACTCAGGATGATCTCCAGACTCTGCCTTATGACCTTTTACAGGCCGGACGCAGGCTGCATTTTTCTCTGGCAGGGATTTTCCCCAATTTCAGCTATCCGGTGCTGGCAGCTTTGGATAAGTCTGATTTGGATGCCTTGTATCTGGCCCAGAAGGATCTGGCCTCTGAAAGGCTTGGGGACAGAAGCAGTAAAGATTTTATTCTGCGTCATGTCTACTCCATTGCCCCGGAACTACTGAAGCATACTGCTGATCTTCTGCGCATGCTGTTACGGATGCATTACAGGCAAATTCACCTGCCATCCCTGTTCCAGGAGCACCTGATCCAGGAGATTGAAAAAAACGGACGTTTTTCTGATTGGCCCCTGGGAACAATAGTCCCTGATAGAGAGGCATTTTTGGCCTTTTTGCAGGAGCGCTGGGAGTATTTTATCCAGCAAAAATCATCGCAACAGATTGCGTCTCTTCAGGAAAACAGGGGAGTCTTCAATCCAGTCTATCCCGGCCCTGTTGATCTGCCGTTTGAACATCACGACGTCCGTGTCTATCTGGACACACTTTTTTTGGATGGACTGCTGGAGCCTGTAGATCATCCCCAGAGTCAGGCCTTGAGCGAAACCTGGGTCAGTCTGGGGGTGCGCATTGATCCAGAGGCGGATCGCATAAAAAGACTGGAAAAGCTGTATTCCTCCCTGCGGGATGACCTACCCGGTCAGCAGGCCCGGCACGGGAAGTGGCTGACTTTTGCCAGAAGCTGGGCTGAGCTTCTGGCCTTGTGGCTGCAAACCGATAAGGAGCCGGTCCCCGGTATTGAAGACAAGATCCGGGCTGTTCAATTGGAGCTGGATAATACTCTTGCTGTCTGGGCGGAAAATAAGCTTGGCGGGCTGATCAACCTGCCCCCCGTACCCCCGGTTATGCTGCATCATATCCCGCGCTTCCTGGCCCGCAGTCTGGAGCAGACCCAGGGTGGCAAAGTAGCTCTGGTAGTCCTGGACGGACTTTCTTTTGATCAATGGGTGACCATGCGCAAGGTGCTTGCTTTGAACACAGATTTTCTTTTTCGAGAAAATGCGGTTTTTGCCTGGCTGCCCACAACCACCTCCATTTCCAGGCAGGCCCTGTTTGCGGGACGTCCTCCTGTGTTTTTTCCGGACAGCATTCATACCACTGGTAAAGAAGCGTATCTCTGGCGTCAGTTCTGGGCTGATCATGGTATCAAAGAACAGGAAACAGTCTACGCCAGGGGGCTGGGTGATGATATCACTGATGAACTGCACCATCAGCTCGTCAGCCCGCAGACCAGGGTGGCCGGTCTGGTGGTGGATAAGGTGGACAGGATAATGCATGGAATGGAGCTTGGATTGTCAGGTATGCATAATCAGATCAGGCAGTGGGCCGGGCAGCCTTTTCTGGGTTATCTGCTGGATGTGCTTTTGCAGGCCGGATACCAGGTGTTTTTGACCTCTGATCACGGAAATATCCAGGCTGCAGGATGCGGACGTCCAGCAGAAGGAGCCCTGGCCGCTAGCAGGGGGGAAAGGGTCCGCATATTTCGTGATCCAGCATTGCGGGAAAGAGTTGCATCCAGCTTCCCCGAGGCCATCGCATGGTCCGGCTCCGGTCTGCCAGAGGATGTTTTTCCTTTGATAGCCCCCCACAGGCAGGCTTTCGTTTCAAACACCAGGCAGCTGGTTTGTCATGGAGGAATTAGCCTTGAAGAACTGGTTGTGCCTTTGGTGCAGATTGAGAGGAAGCAGACGTGA
- a CDS encoding DUF2283 domain-containing protein: MKVSYFDDTDTLYIEFRDSDIAETKDLDENTILDVDAEGNVCAITFEHASERTDVSHLIVEGIAA; this comes from the coding sequence GTGAAAGTTAGCTATTTTGATGATACTGATACACTATACATCGAGTTCCGTGATAGTGATATAGCGGAGACCAAAGATCTGGATGAAAATACCATTCTTGATGTTGATGCGGAGGGCAACGTCTGCGCAATCACATTCGAACATGCAAGCGAACGTACTGACGTGAGTCACCTCATCGTGGAGGGCATTGCGGCATAA
- a CDS encoding Fic family protein, with protein MEKVVLNFYSPRRQLSCHMGFVVIFRIPEEKWLTPQDTPQATPQDAPQVEQLLEICIQPLSRQEMQDRLGLKDREHFRKYYLKPALDAGLIEQTIPQTPKSKFQKYRLAQAGRNYLQNMKKGKK; from the coding sequence GTGGAAAAAGTAGTTCTAAACTTCTATTCTCCGAGGCGACAACTATCCTGCCACATGGGGTTTGTGGTCATCTTTCGCATCCCAGAGGAGAAGTGGCTGACCCCGCAAGATACCCCGCAAGCCACCCCGCAAGATGCCCCGCAAGTCGAACAGCTTCTCGAAATCTGTATCCAGCCATTATCCCGGCAAGAGATGCAAGATAGGTTAGGACTCAAGGACCGTGAACACTTTCGGAAATACTATTTAAAGCCAGCACTTGATGCGGGGTTGATTGAGCAAACAATCCCCCAAACGCCTAAGAGCAAGTTTCAAAAATACAGATTGGCCCAGGCCGGACGCAACTATCTTCAAAACATGAAAAAGGGCAAAAAATGA
- a CDS encoding addiction module protein, with translation MHLAEFIFDSLDKPDPEVEQKWIEESQRRYQAYKEGRIQPVSMNEIRQRYKK, from the coding sequence CTGCATTTAGCCGAGTTTATATTTGACAGCCTGGACAAACCCGACCCCGAAGTAGAACAAAAATGGATTGAAGAGTCGCAGCGGCGTTATCAAGCCTATAAAGAAGGCAGGATACAACCTGTAAGTATGAACGAAATCAGGCAAAGATATAAAAAATGA
- a CDS encoding AAA family ATPase, which produces MKFHRFTAFDRLELDLSPGINVFIGTNGTGKTHLMKAAYAACDITKSKLGLADKLVRVFLPSNRHIGRMVKRQKGSSRAKLDIRRGNKKLTLSFSNHAKLSRSATSTGEKDWVKDPVESVYIPVKEMLANAVGFRSLYAQREIHFEEIYADILDRAYRPPLRGPAEKSRKSLMNSLQKIIDGLVIVKEEEFFLRNKEGNLEFSLLAEGMRKLGLLWLLIQNGTLLKGSVLFWDEPESNLNPKLFGTMMEILLALQRQGVQVFLATHDYVILKELDLRRRKRDKVVFHSLYRDEETNEIALQVALNYQQVHPNAIADAFSDIYDREVERSLGAVEV; this is translated from the coding sequence TTGAAATTTCACAGATTTACAGCCTTTGACCGGCTGGAGCTGGATCTATCTCCAGGTATCAATGTCTTTATTGGAACCAATGGGACGGGCAAGACGCATTTGATGAAAGCCGCTTATGCAGCCTGTGATATTACCAAAAGCAAGCTTGGGCTGGCAGATAAGCTGGTCCGGGTTTTTTTGCCCTCAAACAGACATATCGGCCGCATGGTCAAACGGCAGAAAGGTAGCTCCAGGGCGAAGCTGGACATCCGTCGCGGCAATAAAAAACTGACACTGTCCTTTTCCAACCATGCCAAGTTGTCCAGATCGGCAACAAGCACTGGAGAGAAGGATTGGGTCAAGGATCCTGTGGAAAGCGTATATATCCCGGTCAAGGAGATGCTGGCCAATGCAGTAGGTTTCAGATCCTTGTATGCTCAAAGAGAAATTCATTTTGAAGAGATCTATGCTGATATTCTGGACAGGGCTTATCGTCCTCCTCTGCGCGGTCCGGCTGAAAAAAGCCGCAAGTCCTTGATGAACAGCCTGCAAAAGATCATTGATGGGCTGGTCATTGTCAAAGAAGAAGAGTTTTTTCTGCGCAACAAGGAGGGCAACCTGGAATTCTCTCTTCTGGCCGAAGGCATGCGCAAACTGGGTTTGCTTTGGCTGCTTATTCAAAACGGCACCCTGCTCAAAGGTTCTGTCCTTTTTTGGGACGAACCGGAAAGCAATCTCAATCCCAAGCTTTTCGGGACCATGATGGAGATCCTGCTCGCTCTGCAGAGGCAGGGAGTCCAGGTATTCCTGGCCACTCATGATTATGTGATCCTTAAAGAACTGGACCTGCGCCGCCGGAAAAGGGACAAGGTGGTATTCCATTCTCTGTACCGGGATGAAGAAACCAATGAAATCGCGCTGCAGGTTGCTTTGAATTACCAGCAGGTGCATCCCAACGCCATTGCCGACGCTTTTTCTGATATCTATGACCGGGAGGTGGAAAGAAGCCTGGGAGCGGTTGAGGTATGA
- a CDS encoding type II toxin-antitoxin system Phd/YefM family antitoxin, with the protein MAIQTTYTHARAKLSSLLDAVTQDREVVIIQRRGQEDVALISADELAGIFETAHLLRSPKNAERLYAALDRVKKPSGSPQTIEELQSEVGFE; encoded by the coding sequence ATGGCAATCCAAACAACATACACACATGCACGCGCAAAGCTGTCTTCATTATTGGATGCGGTGACCCAAGATCGTGAAGTAGTCATCATTCAGCGACGTGGGCAAGAGGACGTGGCCCTGATCAGCGCCGATGAACTGGCTGGTATTTTTGAAACCGCGCATCTGCTCCGTTCCCCCAAAAATGCAGAGCGGCTTTATGCTGCTTTGGACAGGGTGAAAAAACCATCAGGATCACCTCAAACCATAGAGGAACTTCAAAGCGAGGTTGGTTTTGAGTAA
- a CDS encoding Txe/YoeB family addiction module toxin, whose translation MPQTKIKRESVFQPEFREDLKFWVETDRKTALRIFQLIEAVMRDPFQGMGKPKPLKYLGPGAWSRRITQEHRLVYVVGHERVDFVQARYHY comes from the coding sequence ATGCCTCAAACAAAAATAAAGCGCGAATCCGTGTTTCAACCCGAATTCAGGGAAGACCTGAAATTCTGGGTTGAAACAGATCGCAAAACCGCACTTCGTATATTTCAGTTGATAGAGGCTGTTATGCGCGACCCATTTCAAGGCATGGGGAAACCTAAACCTTTAAAGTATCTTGGCCCGGGTGCATGGTCTCGTCGAATTACACAGGAACATCGGTTAGTTTATGTTGTCGGCCATGAAAGAGTGGATTTTGTTCAAGCTCGTTATCACTATTAA
- a CDS encoding nucleotidyltransferase family protein translates to MEKKEEILFFLQEHRKELKERFSVRRIGLFGSVLNDAAETGSDVDILVELDQPTFDNYMDLKFFLEDAFGRSVDLVLADNLKPRLQPIISQEVTYV, encoded by the coding sequence ATGGAAAAGAAAGAGGAAATCCTATTTTTTCTGCAAGAGCACAGAAAAGAACTCAAGGAAAGATTTTCCGTGAGACGAATCGGTCTTTTTGGGTCTGTACTTAATGATGCTGCAGAGACTGGCAGCGATGTGGATATTCTGGTAGAGCTGGATCAGCCCACATTTGACAACTATATGGACCTTAAATTTTTCCTGGAAGACGCATTCGGCCGATCGGTGGATCTTGTTCTGGCAGACAACCTTAAGCCCCGCCTCCAGCCGATCATTTCCCAAGAGGTGACCTATGTATAG
- a CDS encoding ABC transporter ATP-binding protein, with translation MQPGEKEQNNLSGSSLLQVRSLCIDFESHGEVHRAVDGVSFSIAPGEVLAVVGESGSGKSVTGLSLTGLLPPPPGCRVGGEVLYQGRNLLECSARELRQYRGKQIAYVFQEPGTALNPVFTIGHQIAEAIRLHRPEVKDIKAEIVKALDMVKIHEPERRFEDYPHQLSGGMQQRVMIAMALACNPRLLVADEPTTALDVTIQAQIINLLRELRERLGMSIMLITHNFGIVSGFADRVAVMRHGRIVEQKETSVILKSPEHPYTKALIGCIPVLGRKLRRLPTIESETRQEQEHGHA, from the coding sequence ATGCAGCCGGGTGAAAAAGAACAGAACAACCTGTCCGGAAGCAGCCTTTTGCAGGTGCGCAGTCTGTGTATAGACTTCGAATCCCATGGTGAGGTACACCGGGCTGTGGACGGCGTGTCTTTTTCCATTGCCCCGGGAGAGGTCCTGGCGGTGGTGGGGGAGTCCGGCAGCGGCAAGAGTGTTACCGGACTGTCCCTGACCGGTCTTCTGCCTCCGCCTCCGGGATGCCGGGTGGGCGGTGAAGTGCTCTACCAGGGCCGCAATCTGCTTGAGTGCAGCGCCAGGGAGCTGAGGCAGTACCGGGGCAAGCAGATAGCTTATGTCTTTCAGGAGCCGGGCACTGCTCTGAACCCGGTTTTTACCATAGGCCACCAGATCGCCGAGGCCATCCGCCTGCATCGCCCCGAAGTAAAAGATATAAAAGCAGAAATCGTAAAGGCACTGGACATGGTCAAGATTCATGAGCCTGAAAGGCGTTTTGAGGATTATCCGCATCAGCTGAGCGGCGGCATGCAGCAAAGAGTGATGATAGCCATGGCCCTGGCCTGCAACCCCAGGCTCCTGGTGGCGGACGAGCCCACCACAGCCCTGGATGTGACCATCCAGGCCCAGATAATAAACCTTCTAAGGGAGCTGCGGGAAAGACTGGGCATGTCCATCATGCTCATTACCCACAATTTCGGCATTGTGTCCGGATTTGCAGACAGGGTGGCGGTAATGCGCCATGGCAGGATCGTGGAGCAAAAAGAGACGTCGGTGATTCTCAAAAGCCCGGAGCATCCCTACACTAAGGCCCTCATAGGCTGCATTCCTGTTCTGGGACGCAAGCTGCGCAGACTGCCCACCATAGAATCCGAAACCAGGCAGGAACAAGAGCATGGCCATGCCTGA
- a CDS encoding ABC transporter ATP-binding protein, translating to MPDAQTDMSPAGEAVQDKPGHTGDRTSAPALVQVKNLKVYFPVYGGLFRRVRGYMRAVDDVGFSVPEGSTVGLVGESGSGKTTTGRSMVRLIQPTAGEILYRGSDVVGLSKREFFPYRKKMQMIFQDPFNSLNPRMSVEKILTEPLGIHFPRMSADERHMRCARLMEMVGLKPDQLRRYPHEFSGGQRQRIGIARALAVEPEFIICDEPVSALDVSVQATIINLLQDLQEELGLTYLFIAHDLAVVEHISDYVLVMHQGRIVEQASSEVIYSAPQHPYTIKLLQAVPGL from the coding sequence ATGCCTGATGCACAAACTGACATGAGCCCGGCGGGGGAGGCGGTTCAGGACAAACCCGGGCACACCGGGGACAGGACTTCAGCCCCGGCCCTGGTGCAGGTTAAAAATCTCAAGGTGTATTTCCCTGTTTACGGAGGTCTGTTCAGGCGGGTGCGGGGCTACATGCGGGCTGTGGATGATGTGGGTTTTAGTGTTCCGGAGGGCTCCACCGTGGGCCTGGTGGGGGAGTCAGGCAGCGGCAAGACCACCACAGGACGCAGTATGGTCAGGCTTATTCAGCCCACCGCCGGAGAAATCCTCTACCGGGGCAGTGATGTAGTCGGCCTGAGCAAACGCGAATTTTTCCCCTACCGCAAAAAGATGCAGATGATCTTTCAGGATCCCTTCAACTCCCTCAACCCCAGGATGAGCGTGGAAAAGATCCTCACAGAGCCCCTGGGCATCCACTTTCCCCGGATGAGTGCAGATGAAAGGCACATGCGCTGCGCCCGGCTCATGGAGATGGTAGGGCTCAAGCCTGATCAGCTGCGGCGCTATCCCCACGAGTTCAGCGGCGGACAGCGCCAGCGCATAGGCATAGCCAGGGCCCTGGCCGTGGAGCCGGAATTTATCATCTGCGACGAACCGGTAAGCGCCCTGGACGTATCCGTGCAGGCCACCATAATCAATCTGCTGCAGGATCTGCAGGAAGAGCTGGGGCTTACTTACCTGTTCATCGCCCATGACCTGGCAGTAGTGGAGCACATAAGCGATTATGTCCTGGTGATGCACCAGGGCCGGATCGTGGAACAGGCAAGCTCGGAAGTTATTTACAGTGCACCGCAGCATCCGTATACTATAAAGCTGTTGCAGGCTGTACCGGGATTGTAG